In one Elusimicrobiota bacterium genomic region, the following are encoded:
- the pheT gene encoding phenylalanine--tRNA ligase subunit beta — MLISFNWLSEFIELDESPKEIAAILTFLGLETKVLEKSLFDSPKIITAKVLNVQKHPNADKLSVCQVTDGLKDYSIVCGAPNVANNQIVALALEGAVLPGGLEIKKVVLRGIPSEGMICSEKELGLAKSSSGIMVLAQDTPLGKPLKDIFRSKDAMLEIEINSNRPDCLSHWGVARELSAKLNKKIRFPQIVKKAIKDKVKISVEDYDLCPRYIGCKISGVEVKSSPKWLAEKLEKCGLRPINNIVDITNYVLLELGHPLHAFDYDLLSGNELIVRKARKDEKILALDGKQYKLSNSMLVIADNKNPQAIAGVMGGEDSGVTEKTKTIILESAVFFPSSIRRTSKNLNLSTDSSYRFERGTGWTVAEIASWRAIDLILQIAGGRIDGRIDIKEKELKPVIIKLLHSRVEDTLCYKINEKEIKKIFANMGMKVLKNSNKTYTVEIPSWRLDLNQDVDLIEEIARVKGYEHIPTNIIPLMPDVSAEKDRKSKEEDISNKLFGLGFSEALNYSFCEQKELSRFGLISLYRIANPLSKENEVLRPSLLPLLWRNLILNINQGFDRIKLFETGTVFKENGERKSLGIILCGKLLPEWRSSETGKKEQEYNFYHISGIIRNILSGFSLDLKFAVNNNISSYFHPGKCAKIYANNEVIGEFGIIKPEIQGDLESETCYAEIDLTSLDKIVKWKKLYYKPIIKHPAVK; from the coding sequence ATGCTAATTTCTTTTAACTGGTTAAGCGAATTTATTGAACTTGATGAAAGCCCTAAGGAAATAGCGGCGATCCTTACATTTCTGGGGCTTGAAACAAAGGTTCTTGAGAAATCGCTGTTTGATTCACCGAAAATAATAACCGCAAAGGTTCTTAATGTCCAGAAGCATCCCAATGCGGACAAACTTTCCGTATGCCAAGTTACAGATGGGTTAAAAGATTATTCAATTGTCTGCGGAGCTCCGAATGTCGCAAATAACCAGATTGTAGCCCTTGCTCTGGAAGGAGCGGTTCTTCCGGGCGGGCTTGAAATAAAAAAGGTGGTTTTGCGTGGAATACCTTCGGAAGGAATGATATGTTCGGAAAAAGAACTGGGATTAGCGAAGTCCTCAAGCGGCATAATGGTCCTTGCTCAAGATACTCCTTTAGGAAAGCCTTTAAAGGATATTTTTAGAAGCAAAGACGCAATGCTTGAAATTGAAATAAATTCAAACAGGCCTGACTGTCTGAGCCACTGGGGAGTAGCAAGAGAACTTTCGGCAAAACTAAATAAAAAAATAAGATTCCCGCAAATCGTCAAGAAGGCTATAAAAGATAAAGTCAAAATTTCCGTTGAGGATTATGATCTTTGTCCAAGATATATTGGCTGTAAAATTTCGGGAGTTGAAGTAAAATCCTCACCTAAATGGCTTGCAGAAAAATTGGAAAAGTGCGGTCTTCGGCCGATCAATAATATTGTGGATATAACTAACTATGTTTTGCTCGAGCTTGGGCATCCGCTTCACGCTTTTGATTATGATCTGCTTTCGGGCAACGAGCTGATCGTTAGAAAAGCGAGGAAGGATGAAAAAATACTTGCTCTTGACGGGAAACAATATAAGCTGAGCAATTCAATGCTTGTCATCGCCGACAATAAAAATCCTCAGGCAATAGCCGGCGTGATGGGAGGAGAGGATTCGGGAGTTACTGAGAAAACCAAGACAATTATTCTTGAAAGTGCCGTATTTTTTCCTTCAAGCATAAGGCGGACTTCAAAAAACCTTAATCTTTCTACGGATTCTTCTTACAGATTTGAAAGAGGCACAGGATGGACAGTTGCAGAGATAGCTTCCTGGCGAGCCATAGATCTGATACTTCAGATTGCAGGCGGAAGAATTGACGGAAGAATTGACATAAAAGAAAAGGAATTGAAGCCTGTCATTATTAAATTGCTTCATAGCAGAGTTGAAGATACCCTTTGTTACAAAATAAACGAAAAAGAAATTAAAAAAATATTTGCGAATATGGGTATGAAGGTTTTAAAAAACAGCAATAAGACCTATACAGTTGAAATACCTTCATGGCGGCTTGATTTAAATCAGGACGTAGATCTTATAGAAGAGATTGCCCGTGTAAAAGGATACGAGCATATTCCCACAAATATTATCCCTCTTATGCCGGACGTTTCGGCAGAAAAAGACAGGAAATCAAAAGAAGAAGATATTAGCAATAAACTATTCGGGCTGGGTTTTTCTGAAGCATTAAATTATAGTTTTTGCGAGCAGAAGGAGCTTTCTAGATTCGGACTAATATCATTATACCGGATTGCAAATCCGTTATCTAAAGAAAATGAGGTATTAAGGCCCAGTTTACTGCCGTTGCTTTGGAGAAACCTTATACTAAATATTAACCAAGGATTCGACCGGATAAAATTATTTGAAACCGGAACGGTATTTAAAGAAAACGGCGAGAGAAAATCACTCGGAATAATATTATGCGGAAAACTTCTGCCGGAATGGCGGAGTTCTGAAACCGGTAAGAAAGAGCAGGAGTACAATTTTTACCATATTTCGGGAATAATAAGAAATATTCTTAGCGGTTTTAGTTTGGATCTGAAGTTTGCCGTAAACAATAATATTTCGTCTTATTTTCATCCCGGAAAATGTGCGAAAATATATGCAAATAACGAAGTTATCGGTGAATTCGGAATAATAAAACCTGAGATTCAAGGTGATTTGGAGTCCGAAACATGTTATGCTGAAATAGATTTGACTTCCCTGGATAAGATTGTTAAATGGAAAAAGCTTTATTATAAGCCGATAATTAAACATCCGGCAGTTAAAA
- the pheS gene encoding phenylalanine--tRNA ligase subunit alpha, which produces MNDLETISKELKYKIVSADSIEKLEELKIQALGRKGIITEILRSLSNLPLEERKTTGEKANTLKKEIETILDSKIKELRTKLLAKSIASEKVDISPALAFPFDISHKHPLKQTLDEIIKIFKSLGFSIAEGPEIETDWYNFEALNIPKDHPSRDAQDTFYLEDMNKLLRTHTSPVQIRVMEKQKPPVKVIVPGRVFRNEATDASHSATFHQIEGLYVDKKVTFADLKGTLVLFVHKLLGPDVAVRFIPSYFQFTEPSAQVDIQCIICKGKGCRVCKHTGWLEMLGCGMVHPNVFKSVNYETGKYTGYAFGIGLERFVMLLYGIDDMRLLYENNLRFLRQF; this is translated from the coding sequence ATGAATGATTTAGAAACAATTTCAAAAGAACTTAAATATAAAATAGTTTCTGCTGATTCAATAGAAAAGCTGGAAGAACTTAAAATACAAGCGCTTGGCAGAAAGGGAATTATCACGGAAATTTTAAGAAGCTTATCTAACCTTCCTCTCGAAGAAAGAAAGACCACCGGTGAAAAAGCAAATACGCTTAAAAAAGAAATTGAAACAATCTTAGATTCTAAAATAAAAGAATTAAGAACAAAACTGTTGGCGAAATCAATTGCTTCCGAAAAAGTAGATATCTCTCCAGCTCTTGCTTTTCCGTTTGACATTTCTCATAAACATCCTTTAAAACAAACGCTTGATGAAATAATTAAAATATTTAAATCTCTTGGATTTTCTATCGCTGAAGGGCCTGAAATAGAAACTGATTGGTATAATTTTGAAGCATTAAATATTCCGAAGGATCATCCGTCGAGGGATGCACAAGATACTTTTTATCTGGAAGATATGAATAAGCTGCTAAGAACTCATACTTCTCCGGTGCAAATCCGCGTAATGGAAAAACAAAAACCTCCTGTAAAGGTTATTGTGCCGGGAAGAGTATTTAGAAATGAAGCGACGGATGCATCCCACTCGGCTACGTTTCACCAGATAGAAGGCCTTTATGTAGATAAAAAGGTTACATTTGCCGATTTAAAAGGGACATTAGTCCTGTTTGTTCACAAATTGTTAGGACCGGATGTGGCTGTGCGGTTCATACCCTCATATTTTCAGTTCACGGAGCCTTCTGCGCAAGTGGATATTCAGTGTATTATCTGCAAGGGCAAAGGATGCAGGGTATGTAAACACACAGGATGGCTTGAGATGCTCGGCTGCGGAATGGTGCATCCGAATGTTTTTAAATCTGTCAATTATGAAACGGGAAAATATACAGGGTATGCTTTCGGTATTGGGCTTGAAAGATTTGTAATGCTTCTATACGGAATAGACGACATGCGGCTTTTGTACGAAAATAATCTGAGATTTTTGAGGCAATTTTGA
- the rplT gene encoding 50S ribosomal protein L20 — protein sequence MRVKNVVYTRQRKKKIFRRAKGYYSNKRNRWRMTIQQYEKSMRHAYRDRKDRKGVFRSIWITRLNAAARQEGLSYSRFIAGLKKANIIIDRKMLADLAVSENDSFKQLTEIAKSSLAS from the coding sequence ATGAGAGTAAAAAATGTTGTTTACACAAGACAAAGAAAAAAGAAAATTTTTAGAAGAGCAAAAGGTTATTATTCCAACAAACGAAATAGATGGAGAATGACTATACAGCAGTATGAAAAGTCTATGCGGCATGCATATAGAGACCGCAAGGACAGAAAAGGAGTGTTTAGAAGCATTTGGATTACGAGGTTAAACGCTGCGGCAAGGCAGGAAGGACTTTCATACAGCCGTTTTATCGCCGGCTTGAAAAAAGCAAATATAATTATTGACAGAAAAATGCTTGCAGATTTAGCAGTTAGCGAAAATGATTCGTTTAAACAATTGACGGAAATAGCAAAAAGCAGTCTTGCAAGCTAG
- the rpmI gene encoding 50S ribosomal protein L35, with the protein MPKMKTHSGAKKRFKVTKSGKVKHKKAGLRHLLTGMSANRGRRLKKMDVLDSGEVKVIKKYLPYAF; encoded by the coding sequence ATGCCAAAAATGAAAACGCACAGCGGTGCAAAAAAAAGATTTAAAGTAACAAAAAGCGGTAAAGTAAAACACAAAAAAGCCGGTTTAAGGCATCTTTTAACGGGGATGTCCGCAAACAGGGGCCGCAGGCTAAAAAAAATGGATGTATTGGATTCTGGGGAGGTTAAGGTTATTAAAAAATATCTTCCGTACGCTTTTTAA